One window of the Chryseobacterium sp. CY350 genome contains the following:
- a CDS encoding AAA family ATPase, whose translation MIPIQLTIEGLYSYQERQTIDFKNLTEAGLFGIFGSVGSGKSSILEAISFALYGETERLNMRDKRAYNMMNLKSNSSYIQFDFINHENKIFRATRDFKRNSKKFDDVKPSSVTFYEKINEKWIPLDHSNCEEIIGLSYANFKRTIIIPQGQFKEFLELGATERTNMMKEIFNLQRFDLQNNVSTLNAKNRSELDQLEGQLKGFEEVNEEQISLKKEELSTENQKLEAIKIQFQEIGEKYQQLKNLKEDFELLKRKKEDLEKLSVQKTEVDLLETKTELFDKVFRIFNPLIIEKSKLQNEIESHQKDKEDQTKILSETETEFKSLTEKLSAILPKFEALDHSKIQENDLNLILQMLKFSGEIEILKERTKKGSEKVQEVEANIQLIQKKLTELAKETDVLKPKKLNSKLVIDVGNWFLDKKNLTESYQKQSEKTNQKKAEIAKISAELKPFEISTESFKNDFKTQIDALETQKKQLTEKQKQLEIQQKLSHFASELHDGETCPLCGSLEHPNIVEFDDVNSELNELQKQIENLEAQKQEIQKKYQEIEKILDRKTIFEEQLKSEEEILKQIQINLQNHSQKFVWIEFNAENEAEFEQKRLQSFEIEKQIEQIGQNISTEQKNLEKERETLTSYHKALEKFTLDEAKKAEQIKTNESNLRILEWENHQEKTVAEVEESYEKLAKSNLETEQNYQILIKKEKELSPKLAEQKTIVLQLEKRILELEKEFSDNENVIKQFLSEQNFSNLVEVQTILSREIDVQQARNKIQKFRIDFETLKNGISELKTKLKDFSFDEEHFSAVENQFKTIENELKTVNDSVVKLTSEIERLEKEFKKKENLLIELSKLQKRAENLKVMTNLFKGAGFVQYVSSIYLRQLCDHANVRFHRMTRNQLSLQLNENNDFEIVDYLNEGRSRSVKTLSGGQAFQVSLSLALALAESVQANAQSEKNFFFIDEGFGTQDLESVNVVFETLMSLQKENRIVGIISHVEELKEKIPVSLNIRKDEERGSLIEIS comes from the coding sequence ATGATTCCTATTCAATTAACCATTGAGGGTTTATATTCTTATCAGGAACGACAGACCATTGATTTTAAAAATCTCACGGAAGCCGGATTGTTCGGGATTTTCGGATCTGTCGGTTCGGGAAAATCATCAATTTTAGAAGCGATTTCGTTTGCACTTTATGGGGAAACGGAACGCCTGAATATGCGCGACAAAAGAGCGTACAACATGATGAACCTGAAATCTAACTCTTCTTACATTCAGTTTGATTTTATCAATCATGAGAACAAAATCTTTCGTGCGACTCGTGATTTTAAAAGAAATTCTAAAAAATTTGATGATGTAAAACCTTCTTCTGTTACATTTTATGAAAAAATAAATGAAAAATGGATTCCTCTGGATCATTCTAATTGCGAGGAAATAATCGGTTTAAGTTATGCCAATTTTAAACGTACAATCATTATTCCGCAAGGTCAGTTCAAAGAATTTCTGGAACTTGGAGCAACCGAAAGAACAAATATGATGAAGGAGATTTTTAATCTTCAGCGTTTTGATCTCCAGAATAATGTTTCGACTTTAAATGCCAAAAACAGATCAGAACTGGATCAGCTGGAAGGTCAGCTGAAAGGTTTTGAAGAAGTAAATGAAGAACAGATTTCATTAAAAAAAGAAGAATTATCGACCGAAAATCAAAAACTGGAAGCAATAAAGATTCAGTTTCAAGAGATTGGCGAAAAATATCAGCAACTCAAAAATTTAAAAGAAGATTTCGAACTTTTAAAAAGGAAAAAAGAAGATTTGGAAAAACTGTCTGTGCAGAAAACTGAAGTTGATCTATTAGAAACAAAAACTGAATTATTTGACAAGGTTTTTCGCATTTTTAATCCATTAATTATTGAGAAGAGCAAACTTCAAAATGAAATTGAATCTCATCAGAAAGACAAAGAAGATCAGACTAAAATTTTATCTGAAACGGAAACTGAATTTAAATCTTTAACGGAAAAACTTTCTGCGATCTTACCAAAATTTGAAGCATTAGATCATTCAAAAATTCAGGAAAATGATTTGAATTTAATATTGCAGATGCTGAAGTTTTCTGGTGAAATTGAAATTCTGAAAGAAAGAACAAAAAAGGGTTCGGAAAAAGTACAGGAAGTTGAAGCGAACATTCAACTGATTCAAAAAAAACTTACCGAACTAGCAAAAGAAACTGACGTTTTAAAACCCAAAAAATTAAATTCAAAATTAGTAATTGACGTTGGAAACTGGTTTTTAGATAAGAAAAATCTGACAGAATCTTATCAAAAACAAAGCGAAAAAACAAATCAAAAGAAAGCCGAAATTGCAAAGATTTCAGCAGAATTAAAACCTTTTGAAATCAGTACTGAAAGTTTTAAAAATGATTTTAAAACTCAAATTGATGCTTTAGAAACTCAGAAAAAACAACTTACTGAGAAGCAAAAACAATTAGAAATTCAGCAAAAGCTGTCACATTTTGCAAGTGAACTGCATGACGGAGAAACTTGTCCGCTTTGTGGCTCGCTGGAACATCCGAATATTGTGGAGTTTGATGATGTGAATTCTGAATTGAATGAATTGCAAAAGCAAATCGAAAATCTCGAAGCTCAAAAGCAGGAAATTCAGAAAAAATATCAGGAAATTGAAAAAATTCTAGACCGGAAAACTATTTTTGAAGAACAACTGAAATCTGAGGAAGAAATTTTAAAGCAAATTCAGATCAATCTTCAAAATCATTCGCAAAAATTTGTCTGGATAGAATTTAATGCTGAAAACGAAGCTGAATTTGAACAGAAACGTCTGCAATCTTTCGAAATAGAAAAACAGATCGAGCAGATTGGTCAGAATATTTCCACCGAACAGAAAAATTTAGAAAAAGAGCGCGAAACTCTTACTTCCTATCATAAAGCGCTGGAAAAATTCACCTTGGATGAAGCTAAAAAAGCTGAACAGATCAAGACCAATGAATCGAATCTGCGAATTCTGGAATGGGAAAATCATCAGGAAAAAACCGTTGCTGAAGTTGAAGAAAGCTATGAGAAACTCGCTAAGTCGAATCTTGAAACCGAGCAGAATTATCAGATTTTAATTAAAAAAGAAAAAGAACTTTCCCCAAAACTTGCCGAGCAAAAAACAATCGTTTTACAACTTGAAAAAAGAATTCTGGAACTTGAAAAAGAATTTTCTGACAACGAAAATGTTATAAAACAGTTTTTATCCGAACAAAATTTCAGTAATTTGGTTGAGGTTCAAACGATTTTATCACGGGAAATTGATGTTCAACAAGCTAGAAATAAAATTCAAAAATTCAGAATAGATTTTGAAACTTTGAAAAACGGAATTTCTGAACTTAAAACAAAACTTAAAGATTTTTCATTTGATGAAGAACATTTTTCAGCCGTTGAAAATCAGTTCAAAACCATTGAAAACGAATTAAAAACAGTGAATGATTCGGTTGTAAAATTAACATCGGAAATCGAAAGACTGGAGAAAGAATTTAAGAAAAAAGAAAATCTTTTAATAGAACTATCAAAACTTCAAAAGCGTGCAGAAAACCTGAAAGTGATGACCAATCTCTTTAAAGGAGCCGGTTTTGTGCAGTATGTTTCATCTATTTACCTTCGACAATTGTGCGATCATGCCAATGTGCGTTTTCACAGAATGACGAGGAATCAACTGAGTTTGCAACTTAACGAAAACAACGATTTTGAAATTGTAGATTACCTCAACGAAGGACGAAGCCGAAGCGTAAAAACATTGTCGGGCGGACAGGCCTTTCAGGTTTCGCTGAGTCTTGCTTTGGCTTTGGCGGAAAGTGTTCAGGCGAATGCTCAGTCTGAGAAAAATTTCTTTTTCATTGACGAAGGTTTCGGAACTCAGGATCTGGAATCTGTGAATGTTGTTTTTGAAACGTTGATGAGCCTTCAGAAAGAAAATCGAATTGTAGGAATCATTTCGCACGTTGAAGAACTGAAAGAGAAAATTCCTGTTTCGCTGAATATTAGGAAGGATGAAGAACGGGGAAGTTTGATCGAAATATCTTAA
- a CDS encoding metallophosphoesterase family protein, with amino-acid sequence MKILHTADWHLGKRLDRFSRLEEQVLVMNEIVEIADEQNVDLVLIAGDLFDNFNPSVEATELFYKTLKRLSLNGKRPVIAIAGNHDSPNLIDAPDPLARECGIILIGHPKATIHPFELEHFKISNSAAGFIELQLKNQEFPIRILHTPYANEVRLKEYLGENKEDEINNVLKESWKQIADEFCDQKGVNLLITHLYMNKKGVAIIEEPEGEKPIKIGNADLIYSDIIPSQIQYTALGHLHGFQNIGTADKPVVYASSPLCYSFSEAGQTKYISIIEAEPNQPVAFAKIAIQNGKCLSRKSFDSVENTIQWLRENQDTLVELTLESETFLKAEERKQIYQSHSGIVYLIPKVKSQGFNENQLHEINLNQDIEFLFKDYFKSKNGGQEANEELISLFNEILNQ; translated from the coding sequence ATGAAAATCCTTCACACCGCCGATTGGCATTTGGGTAAACGCCTCGACCGTTTTTCACGATTGGAAGAACAGGTTTTGGTGATGAACGAAATTGTAGAAATTGCCGATGAACAAAATGTTGATCTCGTTTTAATTGCCGGAGATCTATTTGATAATTTCAACCCGAGTGTAGAAGCAACAGAACTGTTTTACAAAACATTGAAACGACTGTCATTAAACGGAAAACGCCCTGTGATTGCTATTGCAGGAAATCATGATTCTCCAAATCTGATTGACGCTCCGGATCCGCTGGCAAGAGAATGCGGAATTATATTAATCGGTCATCCGAAAGCAACGATTCATCCTTTCGAACTGGAGCATTTTAAAATTTCAAATTCAGCCGCTGGTTTTATTGAATTACAATTAAAAAATCAAGAGTTTCCCATAAGAATTTTACATACGCCTTATGCAAATGAAGTTCGTTTAAAAGAATATCTTGGAGAAAATAAGGAAGACGAAATCAACAATGTTTTAAAAGAAAGCTGGAAACAAATCGCTGATGAATTCTGTGATCAAAAAGGGGTTAACCTTCTGATTACACATTTATATATGAACAAAAAAGGTGTAGCAATTATCGAGGAGCCTGAAGGTGAAAAACCGATTAAAATAGGAAATGCAGACCTTATTTATTCGGATATTATTCCTTCACAAATACAATATACGGCTTTGGGACATCTGCATGGTTTTCAAAATATCGGAACGGCAGACAAGCCTGTCGTCTACGCATCTTCCCCATTATGCTACAGCTTCAGTGAAGCCGGACAGACAAAATATATATCTATAATTGAAGCAGAACCCAATCAGCCGGTTGCCTTCGCAAAGATTGCCATACAAAACGGAAAATGTCTCTCCAGAAAGTCTTTTGATTCTGTGGAAAATACAATACAATGGCTTCGCGAGAATCAAGATACACTTGTGGAACTCACCTTAGAAAGCGAAACGTTTTTGAAAGCCGAAGAAAGAAAGCAGATTTATCAGTCTCACAGCGGAATTGTATATCTTATTCCAAAGGTTAAAAGCCAGGGTTTTAATGAAAATCAATTACACGAAATCAATCTCAATCAGGATATCGAGTTTTTGTTTAAAGATTATTTTAAATCTAAAAATGGCGGTCAGGAAGCCAATGAAGAACTTATCAGTTTGTTTAATGAAATTTTAAACCAATAA
- a CDS encoding VF530 family protein translates to MEQHSKDPLHGKRLDAILEELVEYYQGFEKLGEQINIKCFTDNPSINSSLKFLRKTDWARVKVESLYLYVLRQKKKAEAKK, encoded by the coding sequence ATGGAGCAACATTCAAAAGATCCTCTACACGGAAAAAGACTAGACGCCATTCTTGAAGAATTGGTAGAGTATTATCAGGGATTTGAAAAACTGGGCGAACAGATCAATATAAAATGTTTCACAGACAATCCGAGCATCAATTCTTCGCTGAAATTTTTGCGCAAAACCGACTGGGCAAGAGTAAAAGTGGAGAGTTTGTATCTGTATGTTTTGAGACAGAAAAAAAAGGCTGAAGCAAAGAAATAA
- a CDS encoding FKBP-type peptidyl-prolyl cis-trans isomerase, translating into MTIDQKHVVAVKYILHTIEEDGTKVLVEETTEENPLTFLYGMGMMIPKFEQNILGLKAGDKADFVIQPEEAYGEKQEDAIAQLPIDMFGEAGIPPVGAILPLTDNEGNNFQAFVVEVTPEAVIADLNHPMAGKVLDFQVEILNTRPATEEELSHGHAHGIDGNEAH; encoded by the coding sequence ATGACAATTGATCAGAAACACGTTGTAGCTGTAAAATACATTCTTCATACCATAGAAGAAGACGGAACTAAAGTTCTTGTAGAGGAAACAACAGAAGAAAATCCGCTGACATTTTTGTACGGTATGGGAATGATGATTCCAAAATTTGAACAGAACATTCTTGGTTTAAAAGCTGGCGACAAAGCTGACTTTGTAATTCAGCCGGAGGAAGCTTACGGTGAAAAACAGGAAGATGCGATTGCACAATTGCCAATCGATATGTTTGGTGAGGCAGGAATTCCTCCAGTAGGAGCAATTTTACCTCTTACAGATAATGAAGGAAATAATTTCCAGGCTTTTGTGGTAGAAGTTACTCCTGAAGCTGTAATTGCAGACCTGAACCACCCGATGGCAGGTAAAGTTTTAGATTTCCAGGTTGAAATTTTAAATACGCGCCCTGCAACAGAAGAGGAACTTTCTCACGGTCATGCGCATGGCATCGACGGAAACGAGGCTCACTAA
- a CDS encoding YchJ family protein — protein MNCPCCSGKSYEECCKPFHTGEKNAPTAEALMRSRFSAFAIPNGKYLMETTSPGKRQFHNTKDLQEWGEINEWTKLEIVSKPSMNKVEFKAYYTDEEGEKNIHHELSTFKMIQNRWYYVSGEFLD, from the coding sequence ATGAATTGCCCCTGTTGCTCCGGAAAATCCTATGAAGAATGTTGCAAACCTTTTCACACAGGAGAAAAAAATGCTCCTACCGCAGAAGCTTTGATGCGTTCGCGGTTTTCTGCCTTTGCTATTCCGAATGGAAAATATTTAATGGAAACTACGTCTCCCGGTAAAAGGCAGTTTCACAATACAAAAGATCTGCAGGAATGGGGAGAAATCAATGAATGGACAAAATTGGAGATCGTCAGTAAACCATCAATGAATAAGGTGGAATTCAAGGCATATTACACCGATGAAGAGGGAGAAAAAAATATTCATCACGAATTATCGACCTTCAAAATGATTCAAAACCGTTGGTATTATGTAAGCGGTGAGTTTTTAGATTGA
- a CDS encoding M3 family metallopeptidase translates to MKNISSALLISALAFNYSCTTMKTNDITQEIPVPDASLSSNPFMKKSKLQYEAPEFDKIKNEHFKPAFEFGLKQHDAEILKIANNTETATFDNTIVALEKSGEVLKRAVTIFSNLTSANTNPTLQALDEEFAPIFAAHSDKMYLNENLYNRIKAISDNGLDSESKRLLQFYKQNFEIAGANLSSADKEKLKQVNQEMASLSTQYSNKLLEARKEGGIIIDNVKELDGLSADEIAAAAADAKTAGKEGKYLLALQNTTQQPVLQNLTNRATREKVFKASWMRAEKGGSSDTRETIEKLARLRLKKAQILGKKSFAEWKLQDQMAKTPDAAVKLMNQLATPAVETAKREAKDIQDLIDQQKGGFKLEPWNWNFYAEQVRKAKFDLDENQIKPYFEITTVLEKGVFFAAEKFYGLTFKKRTDLPVYHPDVVTYEVFDQDGKSLAIYYLDFYTRDSKNGGAWMSNFVEQSYLLGTKPVIVNCYNYQKPAPGKPSLISYDDVTTIFHEFGHSIHGMFASQKYPSLSGTNVPRDFVEFPSQINEHWALDPVVLKNYALHYETKQPIPQALVDKIKNAATFNQGYMTTELVSAAALDMDWHSVTNEGQLLPVLDFEKQSLNNHGFTLSTVPPRYHTPYFAHIWGGGYSAGYYAYLWSETLDSDAWEWISKNGGLTRENGDRFRKYILSVGNSVDLNQAFRDFTGHDPDIKPLLRNRGFIK, encoded by the coding sequence ATGAAAAACATTTCATCAGCATTATTAATTTCTGCTTTAGCATTCAATTACTCTTGTACCACAATGAAAACAAACGACATAACGCAGGAAATTCCGGTTCCTGATGCTTCGCTTTCTTCAAATCCTTTTATGAAGAAAAGCAAACTTCAATATGAAGCCCCGGAATTTGATAAAATTAAAAATGAACATTTCAAACCCGCATTCGAATTTGGCTTAAAACAGCATGATGCCGAAATCCTGAAAATCGCTAACAATACCGAAACTGCAACTTTTGACAATACCATCGTTGCTCTGGAAAAAAGTGGTGAAGTTTTGAAAAGAGCGGTAACTATTTTTTCAAATTTAACCAGTGCAAACACAAATCCTACGCTACAGGCTTTAGATGAAGAATTTGCTCCTATTTTTGCGGCACATTCTGACAAGATGTATCTGAATGAAAATTTATATAACAGAATTAAAGCTATTTCAGACAACGGTTTAGATTCTGAAAGCAAAAGACTTTTACAATTTTATAAACAGAATTTTGAGATCGCCGGAGCCAATCTTTCATCAGCAGACAAAGAGAAACTGAAGCAGGTAAATCAGGAAATGGCCTCACTTTCGACACAATATTCTAATAAATTGCTTGAAGCAAGAAAGGAAGGCGGAATTATCATCGACAATGTAAAGGAACTTGACGGACTTTCCGCAGACGAAATTGCGGCAGCTGCAGCTGATGCAAAAACTGCCGGAAAAGAAGGCAAATATCTTTTAGCTCTTCAAAATACTACACAACAACCTGTTCTTCAAAACCTCACCAACCGAGCAACCCGTGAAAAAGTTTTCAAAGCATCATGGATGAGAGCGGAAAAAGGCGGAAGCAGCGACACGAGAGAAACAATTGAAAAACTCGCAAGATTAAGACTGAAAAAAGCGCAGATTTTAGGCAAAAAAAGCTTTGCAGAATGGAAGTTGCAGGATCAGATGGCAAAAACTCCCGATGCGGCAGTAAAATTGATGAACCAACTGGCGACTCCCGCTGTGGAAACAGCAAAACGTGAAGCAAAAGACATTCAGGATTTGATAGATCAGCAAAAAGGTGGTTTTAAACTAGAACCTTGGAACTGGAATTTCTATGCTGAACAAGTGAGAAAAGCTAAATTTGATTTAGATGAAAACCAAATTAAACCTTATTTTGAGATCACAACCGTTCTGGAAAAAGGAGTTTTTTTTGCTGCTGAAAAATTCTACGGATTGACCTTCAAAAAAAGAACTGATCTTCCCGTTTATCATCCGGATGTCGTTACATACGAAGTTTTTGACCAAGACGGAAAATCATTGGCTATTTATTACCTAGACTTTTACACTCGTGATTCTAAGAATGGTGGTGCGTGGATGAGCAATTTTGTTGAACAATCTTATCTTTTGGGAACAAAACCAGTGATTGTCAATTGTTATAATTATCAAAAACCAGCGCCAGGAAAGCCTTCATTAATTAGTTATGATGATGTAACCACGATTTTCCATGAGTTTGGTCACTCTATTCACGGAATGTTTGCGAGCCAGAAATATCCTTCACTTTCGGGAACTAATGTCCCTAGAGATTTTGTAGAATTTCCTTCGCAAATTAATGAGCATTGGGCTTTAGATCCGGTCGTTTTGAAAAACTACGCTCTTCATTATGAAACAAAACAACCGATTCCACAGGCTTTGGTTGATAAAATTAAAAATGCTGCGACTTTCAATCAAGGTTACATGACCACTGAACTTGTCTCTGCAGCAGCCCTGGATATGGATTGGCATTCTGTAACTAATGAAGGACAATTGCTTCCGGTTTTAGATTTTGAAAAACAATCTTTAAATAATCACGGATTTACTTTATCAACCGTTCCGCCAAGATACCACACGCCATACTTTGCACACATTTGGGGAGGTGGTTATTCGGCCGGATACTATGCGTATTTATGGTCTGAAACTTTAGATAGCGATGCTTGGGAATGGATTTCGAAAAACGGCGGTTTGACCAGAGAAAACGGTGACCGTTTCAGAAAATATATCTTATCTGTAGGAAATTCTGTTGATCTAAATCAGGCATTTCGAGATTTCACAGGGCACGATCCTGATATTAAACCGTTGTTGAGAAACAGAGGTTTTATTAAATAA
- a CDS encoding SPW repeat protein, with the protein MISSKAHAILDYLVGVLLIAAPWILGFADNTAATIVPVALGASTILYSLVTNYEYSIARILTFNVHLIIDFMAGVLLIVSPWLFGFSDHVYLPHVIVGIAEIGAVLMTKKTTNVVRT; encoded by the coding sequence ATGATTTCATCAAAAGCACATGCCATTTTAGATTATCTTGTGGGGGTATTGCTTATTGCAGCTCCATGGATTTTAGGATTTGCCGATAATACGGCTGCCACAATTGTACCGGTTGCACTCGGCGCATCTACAATTCTTTACAGCCTCGTTACAAATTATGAGTATTCCATCGCAAGGATTCTAACCTTCAATGTCCATTTAATCATAGATTTCATGGCAGGAGTATTGCTGATTGTTTCTCCTTGGCTGTTCGGTTTCAGCGACCACGTTTATTTGCCTCATGTGATCGTAGGAATAGCAGAAATCGGGGCAGTTTTAATGACCAAAAAAACGACAAATGTGGTAAGAACGTAA
- a CDS encoding head GIN domain-containing protein, with amino-acid sequence MRSTAILLLTGLVAFSACNEKTEKSKWLPDVTNKDHGPLKQKEFSGDFDEIEVSQAIEAEIIKSDVEKVVISAPANIIDEVLVERRGGKIHIHYNTGFRVMNTNNVTAKIYAKDFVKIIANSAASINVKDKFTQEKTDVEASSAASITGNLEANDLEISVDSSSSFDGKIWAVDLDVDASSAASISIFGKSKNAEMSSSSGSSIYGKDVLVENLKADASSGASLEVSVTSAVDAEASSGGSVNIYKKGNVTIVKKEENSGGSVNIQ; translated from the coding sequence ATGCGATCTACTGCAATTTTACTTTTAACAGGATTGGTGGCTTTTTCTGCCTGCAACGAAAAAACCGAAAAATCAAAATGGCTTCCTGATGTCACGAATAAAGATCACGGACCTCTTAAACAAAAAGAATTTAGCGGAGATTTTGACGAAATTGAAGTTTCTCAGGCAATAGAAGCAGAAATTATAAAGTCTGATGTCGAAAAAGTAGTTATCTCTGCACCTGCCAATATTATAGACGAAGTTCTGGTAGAGAGAAGAGGCGGAAAAATACATATTCATTACAACACAGGATTTCGTGTGATGAATACCAATAATGTTACAGCCAAGATTTATGCTAAAGATTTTGTGAAAATTATCGCCAATTCTGCTGCAAGTATCAATGTGAAAGATAAATTTACGCAAGAAAAAACTGACGTTGAAGCTTCAAGCGCTGCAAGTATTACAGGAAATTTAGAAGCAAATGATCTTGAAATTTCTGTCGACAGCAGCAGTAGTTTTGACGGGAAAATCTGGGCTGTAGATCTGGATGTGGATGCATCTTCGGCAGCAAGTATTTCTATTTTTGGGAAATCTAAAAATGCAGAGATGAGTTCTTCCTCAGGAAGCAGTATCTACGGAAAAGATGTCCTGGTAGAAAACCTGAAAGCAGATGCTTCAAGTGGTGCAAGTTTAGAAGTTAGCGTAACTTCAGCTGTTGATGCAGAAGCTTCTTCGGGAGGAAGTGTTAATATCTACAAAAAAGGAAATGTCACTATCGTGAAAAAAGAAGAAAACAGTGGTGGAAGTGTAAATATTCAGTAA
- a CDS encoding monovalent cation:proton antiporter-2 (CPA2) family protein: protein METTLAMNTLLFLGVAIIMVPLARKLGLSSVIGYILGGIIIGPYVLKLTGKDVDDIMHASEFGVIMLLFLVGLELEPRKFWEMRKKILGLGLTQMILTISLLFLIFVTVGWKVDKAIAVAMCFALSSTAIVLQTLQEKNSFKTVAGEASFSTLLFQDIAVIPILAILPLLAHSKATHNENEVQVLIQKLPDWLQAGTVIMGVVILILLGRYVFVPFLRYVSKAGMTELLTASSLFLVIGVSELMVSIGLSPALGAFLAGVMLANSEFRHELEAQIDPFKGLLLAVFFVSVGSTMNFNVIAADPLFIFSTVFTVLAVKFAVLFSIGKFFKMDNPQRLFYAFALSQVGEFAFVLINYGSDLYLFGAELNAQMMAVTAITMCITPFLLIINDKLITPKFLGDSPEEQSDFNILENNIAQKKIIIVGFGHFGSTVGRLLKANKIKATVLDRDSDRVKLLRGYGFKVYYGDATRIPVLRAAGIEDAQILILCLDNSGDNKFIAELVSENYPDVKIFVRAKNRIDAYSYLNNGIDNIYRETLGTAVDMAVDVLHETGMRKYAARRLGQRFMAIDKASIRKLAKSDDDDEIRLFTTKELLQREEELLAYDNLNFDGKNWEGSSSAAEEEDDENKD, encoded by the coding sequence ATGGAAACAACTCTAGCTATGAATACCCTGCTTTTTCTGGGCGTTGCCATAATTATGGTTCCGCTGGCCAGGAAATTGGGTTTAAGTTCGGTTATTGGTTATATTTTAGGTGGAATTATCATCGGACCCTACGTTCTGAAACTCACAGGAAAAGACGTAGACGATATTATGCACGCCAGCGAATTTGGAGTTATTATGCTCTTGTTTTTAGTTGGTTTAGAATTGGAACCCAGAAAATTCTGGGAAATGAGAAAAAAAATTCTCGGCCTCGGATTAACACAGATGATTCTTACCATTTCTTTATTATTTCTGATTTTCGTTACCGTAGGATGGAAGGTCGATAAAGCGATTGCCGTTGCCATGTGTTTTGCGCTTTCTTCGACGGCTATAGTTTTACAGACTTTACAGGAAAAAAACAGTTTCAAAACGGTTGCCGGTGAAGCATCATTTTCTACTCTTTTGTTTCAGGATATTGCCGTGATTCCTATTTTGGCCATTCTGCCTTTGCTGGCGCATTCTAAAGCAACGCATAACGAAAATGAAGTTCAGGTTTTAATTCAGAAACTTCCCGACTGGCTGCAGGCCGGAACGGTTATTATGGGTGTAGTCATTTTAATTCTGTTAGGAAGATATGTATTTGTACCTTTTTTAAGGTATGTCTCAAAAGCCGGAATGACCGAATTGCTTACTGCATCATCCCTTTTCTTAGTAATCGGAGTTTCAGAATTAATGGTTTCAATCGGACTTTCCCCTGCATTGGGAGCATTTCTTGCAGGAGTCATGTTAGCCAACAGCGAGTTTCGTCACGAACTCGAAGCACAGATAGATCCTTTTAAAGGACTACTTTTAGCCGTTTTCTTTGTAAGCGTGGGTTCTACAATGAATTTCAATGTCATAGCAGCAGATCCTTTGTTTATTTTTTCTACTGTTTTCACCGTTTTAGCAGTGAAATTTGCCGTTCTCTTTTCCATAGGAAAATTTTTCAAGATGGATAATCCACAGCGTTTGTTCTATGCATTTGCTCTTTCGCAGGTTGGCGAATTTGCCTTTGTATTGATCAATTACGGATCAGATTTATATCTTTTTGGTGCCGAATTAAATGCTCAGATGATGGCGGTTACAGCAATCACAATGTGTATTACTCCGTTTCTTTTAATTATTAATGATAAATTAATTACTCCAAAATTTCTTGGGGACAGCCCAGAAGAGCAAAGTGATTTTAATATTCTCGAAAATAATATTGCTCAGAAAAAGATTATTATCGTTGGCTTTGGGCATTTCGGAAGTACTGTTGGGCGTCTACTGAAGGCAAATAAAATTAAAGCGACAGTTCTCGACAGAGATTCTGATCGGGTAAAGCTACTGCGCGGTTATGGTTTTAAAGTTTACTATGGTGACGCTACGAGAATTCCTGTTTTAAGGGCGGCAGGAATTGAAGATGCACAAATTTTAATTCTATGTCTTGATAATTCCGGCGATAATAAATTTATTGCAGAATTGGTAAGCGAAAATTACCCTGACGTAAAAATATTTGTACGTGCAAAGAACAGAATCGATGCTTACTCATACCTAAACAACGGCATTGATAATATTTACCGCGAAACTCTAGGAACCGCTGTGGATATGGCTGTTGATGTTCTACACGAGACCGGAATGCGAAAATATGCAGCCAGACGTCTGGGACAGCGTTTTATGGCGATTGATAAAGCTTCGATCAGGAAACTGGCAAAATCTGATGACGATGACGAAATTCGCCTGTTTACTACAAAAGAACTCCTCCAAAGAGAGGAGGAGCTGTTAGCTTATGATAATCTCAATTTTGACGGTAAAAACTGGGAAGGCTCTTCATCAGCCGCCGAGGAAGAAGATGATGAAAATAAAGATTGA